From the Plasmodium malariae genome assembly, chromosome: 2 genome, one window contains:
- the PmUG01_02022600 gene encoding eukaryotic translation initiation factor 2 subunit alpha, putative encodes MAELGRSKADLGDCRFYEKKFPEVDDLIMVKVNRIEDMGAYVSILEYNDMEGMILMSELSKRRFRSVNKLIRVGRHEVVLVLRVDNQKGYIDLSKRRVSPKDIIKCEENFSKSKKVHQTVRHVAQKHNMTVEELNKKAIWPLYQKYGHAFDALKEATMNPDVVFKDLDLDESIKESLLADIKLRLTPQALRLRGRIDVWCFSYEGIDAVKEALKKGKEISNNEVTINIKLIAPPQYVIVTSCHDKDLGMSKIQEAMKVISDKIKEYKGGDFKQQGEILVIGGDDEKRLDELLDKHDELSSDEDYNSSDEDEENSSEDEENSSEEEEED; translated from the exons atggCGGAACTTGGGAGGAGCAAAGCCGATTTAGGTGATTGTCGTTTTTATGAAAAGAAGTTTCCCGAAGTTGACGACTTGATTATGGTTAAGGTTAACAGAATTGAGGATATGGGGGCATATGTTTCCATTTTGGAGTATAATGATATGGAAG gtATGATTTTAATGTCTGAATTATCGAAAAGAAGATTTCGAAgtgttaataaattaattcgTGTAGGTAGGCATGAAGTAGTTTTAGTGTTAAGAGTTGATAATCAAAAAGGATATATCGATTTATCAAAAAGAAGGGTATCTCCGAaagatataattaaatgtgAAGAGAATTTTTCCAAATCTAAGAAAGTACATCAAACAGTTAGGCATGTTGCACAAAAACACAATATGACTGTTGaggaattaaataaaaaagccaTTTGGCCCttatatcaaaaatatgGACATGCATTTGATGCTTTAAAAGAAGCAACTATGAATCCTGATGTTGTTTTTAAAGATTTAGATTTAGATGAAAGTATAAAGGAATCTCTCCTTGCAGATATAAAACTTAGATTAACACCTCAAGCATTAAGATTAAGAGGAAGAATAGATGTTTGGTGTTTCAGTTATGAAGGTATTGATGCAGTTAAAGaagctttaaaaaaaggaaaggaaaTTTCGAATAACGAAGTAACTATTAATATCAAATTAATAGCACCTCCCCAATATGTTATCGTTACTTCATGCCATGATAAAGATCTTGGTATGTCCAAAATTCAAGAAGCTATGAAAGTTATTAGTGacaaaattaaagaatacAAAGGAGGCGATTTTAAACAGCAAGGTGAAATTTTGGTCATAGGAGGGGATGACGAAAAAAGATTAGATGAATTGTTAGACAAGCATGATGAACTATCTAGCGATGAAGACTACAATAGTAGTGATGAAGACGAAGAAAATTCAAGCGAAGATGAAGAAAATTCAAGTGAGGAGGAAGAAGAGGATTAA